One genomic window of Quercus lobata isolate SW786 chromosome 9, ValleyOak3.0 Primary Assembly, whole genome shotgun sequence includes the following:
- the LOC115958902 gene encoding ABC transporter C family member 3-like yields MGFFESTENGFSTFSSYYYSSLMSSGTDFLLKPVFPRGFSGSLHLVLLFGVFGSWVCQRFKMGIREGSKERFKRTRSLYYKQNLICSMGVCVFSLVLCLLNYFYWYRNGWSDEELVTLLDLALRTLAWGAVCVYLFNLGRPKYPFLLRVFWGLYLLISFYDLVIDVVLYRKHVNLPVQHFVSDVVSVVTGLFLCYVGFLGENEGEDAILEEPLLNGDSNASNESESNKSKGGENVTPYSNAGFFSILTFSWLGPLISAGTKKTLDLEDVPQLDPSDSVFVSYPSFRNKIEAECGTISGVTTLKLVKALISMARKEILLTAIFCMMYTMASYVGPYLIDTFVQYLNGRRNFKNEGYVLVSVFFSAKLVECLTERHWYFRVQQVGIRIKSVLIAMIYNKGLTLSCQSKQVHTSGEIINFMTVDAERVGDFCWYMHEIWRILVQIVFALLILYKNLGLASIAAFLATVLVMLANIPLGAVLEKFQDKIMESKDKRMKVTSEILRNMRILKLQGWEMKFLSKIMELRKTEAGWLKNFLYTNAISSFLFWGAPTFVSVVSFGACILMGIPLESGKILSALATFRILQEPIYNLPDTISMMVQTKVSLDRIASFLRLADLQSDVIERLPRGSSDTAIEIIDGNFSWDLSSSNQTLKDINLKVQHGMRVAVCGTVGSGKSSLLSCMLGEVPKISGTVKLCGTKAYVAQSPWIQSGTIEQNILFGKEMEREKYEWILEVCSLKKDLEILSFGDQTLIGERGINLSGGQKQRVQIARALYQDADIYLFDDPFSAVDAHTGSHIFKECLLGVLSSKTVIYITHQVEFLPAADLILVMKDGRVTQAGKYNDILNSGTDFMELVGAHEKALLALDSVEAGSVSESTSMSKEVGNMSSTNGVAQRQENTDVETGKTDDTVGTKGQIIQEEEREKGKVGFSVYWKYITMTYRGILVPFILLGQVLFQLLQIGSNYWMAWATPISKDMKPAVSGSTLMIVYVALAIGSSFCVLLRSMLLAVAGYKTATQLFSKMHYCIFRAPMSFFDATPSGRILNRASTDQSAVDLSMQYQVATFAFSLIQLLGIIAVMSQVAWQVFIIFIPVIAVCFWYQQYYIPSARELARLVGVCKAPLIQHFSETISGSTTIRSFDEESRFRETNMKLTDTNSRPKFNISGAMEWLCFRLDMLSSITFVFSLIFLVSIPEGVIDPGIAGLAVTYGLNLNTLQSWVIWNICQMENKIISVERILQYTSIPSEPPLVIEENRPDQSWPSLGEIDIRNLQVRYGPHMPFVLRGLTCTLPGEMKTGIVGRTGSGKSTLIQALFRIIDPAVGQIMIDGINISLIGLHDLRSRLSIIPQDPTMFEGSVRSNLDPLEEYTDKQIWEALDKCQLGDEIRKKDGKLDSTVSESGENWSVGQRQLVCLGRVLLKKSKVLVLDEATASVDTATDTLIQETLSQHFSNCTVITIAHRITSVIDSDMVLLLNNGLIEEYDSPARLLENKSSSFSQLVAEYTFRSNSS; encoded by the exons ATGGGGTTCTTTGAATCCACAGAGAATGGGTTTTCAACCTTTTCCTCATATTACTACTCCTCACTAATGTCTTCAGGTACTGATTTTCTCCTTAAACCCGTTTTCCCACGTGGGTTTTCAGGCTCATTACACTTGGTCTTGTTATTTGGCGTGTTTGGCTCATGGGTGTGCCAGAGATTCAAGATGGGTATTAGGGAAGGTTCAAAGGAAAGGTTTAAGAGAACCAGGAGTTTGTACTATAAACAAAATCTAATTTGTAGTATGGGTGTTTGTGTATTCAGTCTTGTCTTATGTTTACTGAATTACTTTTATTGGTATAGAAATGGTTGGTCTGATGAAGAATTAGTGACCCTTTTGGATTTAGCGCTTAGAACACTTGCTTGGGGTGCAgtttgtgtttatttgtttaatttaggTAGACCAAAGTACCCGTTTTTATTGAGAGTTTTCTGGGGTTTGTAtctcttaatttctttttatgacCTTGTTATAGATGTTGTTCTTTATAGGAAACATGTCAATTTACCTGTTCAGCATTTTGTTTCCGATGTTGTCTCAGTTGTCACGGGTCTGTTCCTATGTTATGTTGGATTTTTGGGGGAAAATGAGGGTGAAGATGCCATTCTTGAAGAACCACTTTTGAATGGCGATTCTAATGCAAGTAATGAATCAGAGTCAAATAAGTCTAAGGGGGGTGAAAATGTAACACCTTATTCGAATGCTGGATTTTTCAGCATTCTTACTTTCTCATGGTTGGGCCCTTTGATTTCTGCCGGTACTAAGAAGACATTAGACCTTGAGGATGTTCCTCAACTTGATCCCAGTGATAGTGTATTTGTGAGCTATCCAAGTTTTAGAAATAAGATTGAGGCAGAGTGTGGTACAATTAGTGGAGTGACCACACTAAAGCTAGTTAAGGCATTAATCTCCATGGCAAGGAAAGAAATTCTTTTGACAGCCATTTTCTGTATGATGTACACAATGGCTTCCTATGTTGGACCATATCTTATTGATACTTTTGTTCAATACCTCAATGGGCGGCGCAACTTCAAGAATGAGGGCTATGTTCTTGTTTCAGTGTTTTTTTCTGCAAAACTTGTTGAATGCCTCACGGAGAGGCACTGGTACTTTAGGGTGCAGCAGGTTGGAATCAGGATTAAATCAGTATTGATCGCAATGATCTATAATAAAGGTCTAACACTTTCATGCCAGTCAAAGCAGGTTCACACTAGTGGGGAGATTATCAACTTCATGACTGTTGATGCTGAGAGGGTTGGAGACTTCTGTTGGTATATGCATGAAATTTGGAGGATTTTAGTACAAATTGTTTTCGCATTGttaattttgtataaaaatcTTGGGCTTGCTTCAATTGCGGCTTTTCTGGCAACCGTACTTGTAATGTTGGCTAATATTCCTTTGGGGGCAGTACTAGAGAAGTTCCAAGACAAGATAATGGAATCGAAAGACAAAAGGATGAAGGTGACGTCTGAGATTTTAAGGAACATGAGGATTCTCAAGCTTCAAGGATGGGAGATGAAGTTTCTATCTAAAATCATGGAGCTCAGGAAGACCGAGGCAGGGTGGTTGAAGAATTTTCTTTACACTAATGCAATATCCTCATTTCTCTTTTGGGGGGCCCCCACATTTGTGTCTGTGGTCAGTTTTGGTGCTTGTATTTTGATGGGGATCCCACTTGAGTCAGGGAAGATCTTATCTGCACTTGCAACGTTTAGGATTCTTCAGGAGCCCATCTACAATCTTCCTGACACAATCTCAATGATGGTTCAAACTAAAGTGTCCCTCGATCGAATTGCATCATTCCTTCGTCTTGCTGACTTGCAGTCTGATGTGATAGAGAGACTTCCAAGAGGTAGTTCTGATACAGCAATAGAGATTATTGATGGGAATTTCTCCTGGGATTTATCTTCCTCGAATCAAACACTAAAAGATATAAATTTGAAAGTGCAACATGGCATGAGGGTTGCTGTTTGTGGGACTGTTGGCTCAGGTAAGTCAAGTTTGCTTTCCTGTATGCTGGGAGAAGTACCCAAGATATCTGGGACTGTTAAGTTGTGTGGGACAAAGGCATATGTTGCTCAATCCCCTTGGATACAAAGTGGCACGATTGAACAGAACATATTGTTTGGTAAGGAGATGGAAAGAGAAAAGTATGAGTGGATCCTTGAAGTATGTTCCTTGAAGAAGGATCTTGAAATTCTCTCATTTGGGGATCAGACGCTCATAGGCGAGAGAGGAATCAATTTGAGTGGTGGGCAGAAGCAAAGAGTCCAAATTGCGCGTGCTCTGTACCAAGATGCTGACATCTATCTATTTGACGATCCGTTTAGTGCCGTAGATGCTCACACAGGATCCCACATATTTAAG GAATGTTTGCTTGGGGTTTTAAGTTCAAAAACAGTGATTTATATTACTCATCAAGTAGAGTTCTTACCTGCTGCTGATCTTATCTTG GTCATGAAAGATGGGAGGGTTACTCAAGCTGGAAAGTACAATGATATTCTTAATTCTGGAACTGATTTTATGGAACTTGTGGGGGCGCATGAGAAAGCTTTGTTGGCACTTGATTCTGTGGAGGCGGGATCAGTTTCTGAGAGTACTAGTATGAGCAAGGAAGTCGGAAATATGTCTAGTACTAATGGGGTTGCGCAAAGACAAGAAAACACAGACGTTGAAACTGGTAAAACAGATGACACAGTTGGGACAAAAGGACAGATTATccaagaagaagagagagaaaaaggtaAAGTTGGGTTTTCAGTCTACTGGAAGTATATCACTATGACATACAGAGGAATTCTTGTGCCCTTTATCTTGTTGGGACAAGTTCTCTTTCAACTCCTTCAAATTGGAAGTAATTATTGGATGGCCTGGGCAACCCCTATCTCAAAAGACATGAAACCTGCTGTTAGTGGCTCTACTCTAATGATTGTGTATGTTGCTTTGGCCATTGGAAGTTCTTTTTGCGTCCTCCTGAGATCCATGCTTCTTGCGGTGGCTGGGTACAAGACTGCCACTCAACTCTTCAGTAAAATGCACTACTGCATTTTCCGTGCCCCCATGTCATTTTTTGATGCCACTCCAAGCGGAAGGATCCTAAACAGA GCCTCTACAGACCAAAGCGCTGTAGATTTGAGCATGCAATATCAAGTTGCGACATTTGCATTCTCATTGATCCAACTCCTTGGAATTATTGCAGTAATGTCTCAGGTTGCATGGCAggttttcatcatttttatcCCAGTGATTGCAGTCTGTTTCTGGTATCAG CAATATTACATACCTTCAGCAAGAGAATTGGCGAGATTAGTTGGAGTGTGCAAAGCTCCATTGATACAACATTTTTCTGAAACAATATCAGGCTCAACAACTATCAGGAGCTTTGATGAAGAATCAAGATTTAGGGAGACAAATATGAAACTGACAGATACAAATTCTCGGCCGAAATTCAATATTTCTGGTGCTATGGAATGGTTGTGCTTTCGATTGGATATGTTATCTTCTATCACTTTTGtcttctctttgattttcttaGTCTCTATTCCAGAAGGTGTCATTGATCCAG GCATTGCGGGCTTAGCTGTGACATATGGACTTAATCTAAACACGTTACAGTCCTGGGTAATATGGAATATTTGCCAAATGGAGAACAAAATTATATCTGTAGAGAGAATACTTCAATACACGAGTATACCAAGTGAGCCGCCTCTTGTGATAGAAGAAAATCGGCCAGATCAATCTTGGCCATCACTAGGTGAAATTGATATTCGTAATTTGCAG GTGAGGTATGGCCCACACATGCCATTTGTTTTGCGAGGTCTCACATGCACTTTGCCTGGAGAAATGAAAACTGGTATTGTTGGGAGAACAGGCAGTGGCAAATCAACTCTCATACAAGCACTTTTCCGGATCATAGACCCTGCTGTTGGTCAGATTATGATAGATGGCATCAACATATCCTTGATCGGACTGCATGATTTGCGATCCAGACTTAGTATTATCCCTCAGGACCCGACAATGTTTGAAGGGTCTGTACGAAGCAACTTGGATCCACTAGAAGAGTATACAGACAAACAAATTTGGGAG GCTCTGGATAAGTGTCAACTTGGAGATGAAATTAGGAAGAAAGACGGAAAACTAGATTCAACAG TTAGTGAGAGTGGAGAGAATTGGAGTGTGGGTCAGAGGCAGCTGGTTTGCCTTGGTCGTGTGCTGCTCAAGAAAAGTAAGGTGTTGGTGCTTGATGAAGCTACTGCATCCGTTGATACGGCTACTGATACTCTAATCCAAGAAACCCTCAGCCAACATTTTTCCAACTGTACAGTCATTACCATTGCACATCGGATAACTTCCGTTATTGATAGTGACATGGTTCTGCTACTCAACAATG GGCTTATCGAGGAATATGATTCTCCAGCAAGATTGCTAGAAAACAAGTCATCATCTTTTTCTCAACTTGTAGCAGAGTACACATTCAGGTCAAATTCCAGTTAA